A part of Solibacillus sp. FSL H8-0538 genomic DNA contains:
- a CDS encoding PepSY1/2 domain-containing protein, whose protein sequence is MVIIKNTGVLLAASALSFGLFATVTNASTLQEQEERVQIKIATTETVVSKSELIKKFKAVFPNKFNFLTENDFHMRSGGHRFQNDDIIRYDLSFHKTINGKSIHGNITFAGENFEVENFYYQPVNVKDALFPAKVSKDAAKNIASDFIKKFTGGDNYQLDTDSNGYFTNRILTEPIAYSFSFVRTANQVAIADQSIHITVLGNGEVTNFYRMPVTEGPFTFDDAKLSKDKNEMLEQVKKNLSVNLQYQVNYDYESSEADVQLVYKPSSTIMGVHAHTGKWQTANNFSAELPKEPKIEFITSSPLKPKQDGITLEEAKKLAEQLLKVDSDKIKLNIQSIDERENNGQPVFSIEYMYEYRNGGSGTNLEINKLTGEIIQYSDMKNELLAQYSEGKTNENTISVEQAKAQAIKYLKEWAPSNLHNYAKPIAEPQYDKNSRIYSITFPRIVNGLVVEGDQISVSIAADGSLNNLNVHSPKVDNWPSKDKAIAVDKAKAIYEEALNLKLQYVRLDNNDKHYNLVYAPVLNDNSSSYIDATTGELKSFNNNATSSETISHPWAEQELNYLIHAKIIDIKDSKTFNANASVSSGEALKVILKSLTYFYPSNNNEQGEMNQSFDNIDPKHPLYQVVERAVTIGILDPENQSFNPDTPITREELAVWYIRLLGFEQLAKHTDLYNVDYADAAKVRAEYKGYVAIANALELLTTDKNNFNPNREVTYAELAVSTIRLAYELSEKGTRLNYY, encoded by the coding sequence ATGGTAATTATTAAAAATACTGGTGTGTTATTAGCTGCTTCTGCATTATCTTTTGGTCTTTTTGCAACCGTTACGAATGCTTCGACTTTGCAAGAGCAAGAGGAAAGGGTACAAATTAAAATTGCTACAACTGAAACAGTAGTCTCGAAAAGCGAATTAATTAAGAAATTTAAAGCAGTTTTTCCTAATAAATTTAATTTCTTAACGGAAAATGATTTTCATATGAGAAGTGGTGGTCATCGTTTTCAAAATGACGATATCATCCGCTATGACTTAAGCTTCCATAAGACAATTAACGGTAAATCTATTCACGGTAACATCACCTTTGCGGGTGAAAATTTCGAAGTTGAGAATTTTTACTATCAACCTGTCAACGTAAAAGATGCCTTATTTCCAGCAAAGGTCTCAAAAGATGCAGCTAAAAATATCGCTTCCGATTTTATTAAGAAATTTACTGGAGGAGACAACTATCAGTTAGATACAGATTCCAATGGTTATTTTACTAATAGAATATTAACAGAGCCAATTGCTTACTCATTTTCATTCGTTCGTACAGCAAATCAAGTGGCCATTGCAGATCAGTCAATTCACATAACAGTCCTTGGAAATGGAGAAGTCACGAATTTTTATCGAATGCCTGTTACTGAAGGCCCATTTACCTTTGATGATGCCAAACTAAGCAAAGATAAAAATGAGATGTTAGAGCAGGTAAAGAAGAATCTCTCGGTTAATTTACAATATCAGGTGAATTATGATTATGAATCAAGTGAAGCGGATGTACAGCTCGTATACAAACCGTCTTCAACTATAATGGGCGTTCATGCTCATACTGGGAAATGGCAAACAGCTAATAATTTCTCAGCAGAGCTACCTAAAGAACCAAAAATTGAATTCATTACATCGAGTCCATTAAAGCCAAAACAAGATGGCATTACATTAGAAGAAGCGAAGAAACTGGCTGAACAACTACTTAAAGTTGATTCGGACAAGATTAAATTAAACATTCAGTCAATTGATGAAAGAGAAAATAATGGACAACCTGTTTTCAGCATTGAATATATGTATGAATATAGAAATGGTGGTTCAGGGACGAATCTTGAAATCAATAAATTAACTGGTGAGATTATTCAATACAGTGATATGAAAAATGAACTGTTAGCACAATATAGTGAGGGAAAAACAAACGAAAATACTATTTCGGTTGAACAAGCTAAGGCTCAAGCGATTAAGTATTTAAAAGAATGGGCTCCATCCAATTTACACAATTATGCGAAGCCAATAGCAGAACCGCAATACGATAAAAACAGCCGTATCTATTCCATTACATTCCCTAGAATTGTGAATGGGCTTGTTGTGGAAGGTGATCAAATAAGTGTGAGTATTGCTGCAGATGGTTCATTAAATAACCTTAATGTTCATTCTCCAAAGGTGGACAACTGGCCATCAAAAGACAAAGCAATTGCTGTGGACAAGGCAAAGGCAATTTATGAAGAGGCATTAAATTTAAAACTGCAGTATGTAAGATTGGATAATAATGATAAGCATTATAATCTAGTATATGCACCTGTATTAAACGATAATTCGTCTAGTTATATTGATGCAACGACGGGAGAATTGAAGAGCTTCAATAACAATGCAACAAGTTCCGAAACCATTTCGCATCCTTGGGCAGAGCAAGAACTAAATTATCTAATTCATGCTAAAATTATAGATATAAAGGATAGTAAAACGTTCAATGCGAATGCCTCTGTATCAAGCGGTGAGGCCCTTAAAGTCATCCTAAAATCTCTCACATATTTTTATCCAAGTAATAATAATGAACAAGGAGAGATGAACCAATCTTTCGACAACATCGATCCAAAACATCCGCTATATCAAGTGGTTGAACGAGCAGTTACTATAGGTATACTTGATCCAGAAAATCAGAGCTTTAATCCAGATACCCCTATTACCCGTGAAGAACTGGCTGTTTGGTATATTCGCTTGCTAGGGTTTGAACAATTAGCAAAACATACCGATCTTTACAATGTTGACTATGCAGATGCTGCTAAAGTTCGAGCAGAGTATAAGGGGTATGTTGCGATCGCAAACGCACTTGAATTATTAACAACAGATAAAAATAATTTTAATCCTAACCGAGAAGTGACATATGCGGAGTTAGCAGTTTCGACAATTCGTCTTGCGTATGAACTATCGGAAAAAGGGACAAGACTGAATTATTACTAA
- a CDS encoding ATP-binding cassette domain-containing protein produces MIQVKVAEGGYYENTLIIKDIEFEVLPGKLIRLIGSNGAGKSTTIQAIMGTLTHNIGVGVLSLTMLI; encoded by the coding sequence ATGATACAGGTGAAAGTAGCAGAAGGTGGTTATTACGAGAATACCCTGATTATTAAAGACATTGAATTTGAAGTATTGCCTGGAAAATTAATTAGACTTATTGGTTCAAATGGTGCTGGCAAAAGTACAACGATTCAAGCAATCATGGGCACTCTAACGCATAACATAGGAGTTGGCGTTTTAAGTTTAACGATGTTGATTTAA
- a CDS encoding ABC transporter ATP-binding protein: MLKIFKYLTKNEWLLVFISLIFIVIQVWLDLKLPDYMAEITMLIQTEGTKMSEILIPGSFMLFCAIGSMIAAVIVGYFAARVAAGLAKRLRSNVFEKTISFSMEEINGFSTASLITRSTNDITQLQMIIAMGLQAIVKAPILAVWAIYKISDKSWQWTASTGVAVGVLIVMLSVIIIFALPKFKIIQNLTDNLNRVTLENLTGLHVVRAYNAENYQQQKFEKANEELTSTNLFTNRLMAIMAPGMTFIMSGLSISIYWIGAYMINETAKMDRMMLFSDMVVFSSYAMQVVMAFMMLSMIFIMLPRASVSAKRILAVLNTKTKIQDGTETNGKLGVAGEIEFRNVSFAYPDTKEPILRNISFIAKKGETVAFIGSTGSGKTTAINLIPRFYDTTEGEILVNGVNVKNYTQEALHNKLGYVPQSSVLFSGTVTSNIAYGNNGKSADTDELVKQAVEIAQGKEFIEKMDDQYEGRISQGGINISGGQKQRLSIARAIYRQPEIYLFDDSFSALDYKTDRILRSALKKETKEATSLIVAQRIGTIKDADKIIVLEEGQMVGYGNHDELMANCVTYQEIAYSQLSKEELENE, encoded by the coding sequence ATGCTGAAAATCTTTAAGTATTTAACAAAGAATGAATGGCTACTTGTATTCATTAGCTTAATATTCATTGTCATTCAAGTATGGTTAGATTTAAAGTTGCCTGACTATATGGCAGAAATTACGATGTTAATTCAAACAGAAGGCACTAAAATGTCCGAAATTCTAATACCAGGTAGCTTCATGCTATTTTGTGCTATTGGCAGTATGATTGCAGCGGTCATTGTTGGGTATTTCGCTGCTAGAGTAGCAGCAGGTTTGGCCAAGCGTCTTCGTTCAAACGTCTTTGAGAAAACAATATCATTCTCGATGGAAGAAATTAATGGCTTTTCAACAGCAAGTTTAATCACACGTTCTACAAATGATATTACACAACTCCAAATGATTATTGCAATGGGACTACAAGCAATTGTCAAAGCCCCGATTTTAGCTGTTTGGGCGATTTATAAAATTTCCGATAAGAGCTGGCAATGGACTGCATCCACAGGTGTTGCGGTGGGCGTTCTTATTGTCATGTTAAGTGTGATTATCATTTTTGCTTTACCAAAGTTTAAAATTATACAAAATTTAACGGATAATTTGAACCGTGTCACACTCGAAAATTTAACTGGTCTTCATGTAGTCCGTGCGTACAATGCGGAAAACTATCAACAACAAAAATTTGAAAAAGCAAATGAGGAATTAACGAGCACAAACCTTTTTACGAATCGTTTGATGGCTATTATGGCACCGGGGATGACCTTTATCATGTCTGGACTTAGCATATCTATTTACTGGATAGGTGCTTATATGATTAACGAAACTGCCAAAATGGACCGTATGATGTTATTTTCTGATATGGTCGTGTTCTCGTCCTACGCGATGCAGGTCGTTATGGCATTTATGATGCTGAGTATGATTTTCATTATGTTACCTCGTGCATCAGTTTCTGCTAAACGCATTCTAGCAGTATTAAATACAAAAACAAAAATACAGGACGGGACAGAAACGAATGGCAAGCTAGGTGTAGCTGGGGAAATCGAGTTTCGTAATGTCAGTTTTGCGTATCCAGATACAAAAGAGCCAATCTTACGTAACATTAGCTTCATTGCGAAAAAAGGTGAAACAGTTGCTTTTATTGGTTCGACGGGTAGCGGTAAAACGACTGCGATTAATTTAATTCCACGCTTTTATGATACTACGGAAGGCGAAATATTAGTGAATGGTGTAAATGTGAAAAACTACACGCAAGAAGCACTTCACAATAAACTTGGTTATGTACCACAAAGTTCCGTATTATTTAGTGGAACAGTTACTTCTAACATTGCGTACGGAAATAATGGGAAATCAGCTGACACGGATGAATTAGTGAAACAAGCTGTTGAAATTGCGCAAGGTAAAGAATTCATAGAGAAAATGGACGATCAATATGAAGGAAGAATTTCACAAGGTGGTATAAATATTTCGGGTGGTCAAAAACAACGTCTGTCGATCGCACGAGCAATTTATCGTCAACCGGAAATATATCTATTCGATGATTCCTTCTCTGCGCTGGATTATAAAACCGATCGTATTTTACGTAGCGCGTTGAAAAAAGAAACGAAGGAAGCCACTTCTTTAATCGTTGCGCAGCGTATCGGGACGATTAAAGATGCGGATAAAATTATCGTATTAGAAGAGGGTCAAATGGTTGGATATGGCAACCATGATGAGCTAATGGCTAACTGTGTCACATATCAGGAAATTGCCTATTCTCAGCTTTCAAAGGAGGAACTGGAAAATGAGTAG
- a CDS encoding ABC transporter ATP-binding protein has translation MGGSMPMGKAKDFGKTVKQLLAYCKTYLPIIILGLVLAFTGAIFNVIGPDKLSDITNLIVDGLATSVDIDAVQKIGYILAILYGLGLIFSYGQGFIMATVTQRITKKMRTEISGKINRMPLKYFDKTSHGNVLSRVTNDIDTIGQTLNNSLGTLVTAIATFFGAIVMMFYTNWIMAISAILSTLIGFLLMATIMKNSQKYFMAQQKELGQLNGHIEETYTGHNVVKAYNGEKEAKAEFHDINNRLYDNAWKAQFMSGLMMPIMFFVGNFGYVIVCVVGALLATNDIVSIGTIVAFMIYIRLFTQPLAQLAQAAASLQSTAAASERVFEFLAEEELEDESHKTIELENVKGDVEFKNVRFGYTEDQMIIKNFSATAKAGQKIAIVGPTGAGKTTLVNLLMRFYEINSGEILIDGTPISQLTRENVHKLFCMVLQDTWLFEGTIRENIVYSKQHVPDEEVDRVCQAVGLNTFIKTLPKGYDTLLNDKVNLSAGQKQLITIARAMIENAPLLILDEATSSVDTRTELLIQKAMDQLTVGKTSFVIAHRLSTIKNADLILVMKDGDIIETGNHEHLLAKDGFYAALYNSQFENAS, from the coding sequence ATGGGTGGTAGCATGCCTATGGGGAAAGCAAAAGATTTTGGTAAAACCGTCAAGCAGCTTTTAGCGTACTGTAAAACCTACTTGCCAATCATTATTTTGGGGTTAGTGCTTGCATTTACCGGTGCGATCTTTAACGTCATTGGTCCAGATAAATTAAGTGACATTACAAATCTCATAGTAGATGGCCTTGCAACATCAGTGGATATCGATGCTGTACAGAAAATTGGTTACATTTTAGCTATCCTCTACGGTTTAGGGCTAATTTTCAGCTATGGTCAAGGTTTTATTATGGCCACTGTCACGCAGCGTATTACGAAAAAAATGCGAACAGAAATTTCTGGAAAAATTAATCGCATGCCATTAAAGTACTTTGATAAAACAAGTCATGGTAATGTGTTAAGTCGCGTAACAAATGATATTGATACAATTGGTCAAACATTAAATAACAGTTTAGGTACTTTAGTGACTGCTATTGCAACATTCTTCGGTGCAATTGTCATGATGTTTTATACAAACTGGATTATGGCCATTTCTGCGATTTTATCTACTCTAATTGGTTTCTTACTAATGGCGACTATAATGAAAAACTCGCAAAAATATTTTATGGCACAGCAAAAGGAATTAGGTCAACTTAATGGTCATATCGAAGAAACGTACACTGGTCATAACGTAGTAAAAGCGTACAACGGTGAAAAGGAAGCAAAAGCAGAGTTCCATGATATTAATAATCGACTGTATGATAATGCTTGGAAAGCACAATTTATGTCCGGTTTAATGATGCCAATTATGTTTTTTGTCGGTAATTTTGGCTATGTCATAGTGTGTGTAGTCGGTGCTTTATTAGCAACAAATGACATCGTTTCAATTGGTACGATCGTCGCCTTTATGATTTATATTCGTTTATTTACGCAACCACTTGCTCAATTAGCACAAGCAGCGGCTAGCTTACAATCTACAGCAGCAGCTAGCGAGCGTGTTTTTGAATTTTTAGCAGAAGAGGAATTGGAAGATGAAAGTCACAAAACGATTGAGCTGGAAAATGTAAAAGGCGATGTCGAGTTCAAAAATGTCCGTTTTGGTTACACAGAAGACCAAATGATTATAAAAAACTTCTCTGCAACTGCAAAAGCGGGTCAAAAAATTGCCATTGTAGGTCCTACAGGTGCGGGTAAAACCACGCTTGTGAATTTATTAATGCGCTTCTATGAAATAAATAGCGGTGAAATTTTGATCGATGGTACCCCAATTAGTCAATTAACACGTGAAAACGTTCATAAATTATTTTGTATGGTTTTGCAAGATACATGGTTATTTGAAGGGACGATTCGGGAAAATATCGTGTATTCTAAACAACATGTTCCAGACGAAGAGGTCGATAGAGTGTGTCAAGCAGTCGGGTTGAATACCTTTATTAAAACATTACCTAAAGGTTATGACACGTTGTTAAATGACAAAGTGAATTTATCTGCGGGGCAAAAGCAATTAATTACTATTGCCCGTGCAATGATCGAAAATGCACCACTTCTTATTCTAGATGAGGCGACAAGCTCGGTCGATACCCGTACAGAGTTACTCATTCAAAAAGCGATGGACCAATTGACAGTTGGTAAAACATCATTCGTAATTGCGCACCGCCTCTCTACAATTAAAAATGCAGACTTAATTTTAGTCATGAAAGATGGCGACATTATCGAAACAGGAAATCACGAACACTTACTAGCGAAAGATGGCTTTTATGCTGCCCTCTATAATAGCCAATTCGAAAACGCTTCATAA
- the thpR gene encoding RNA 2',3'-cyclic phosphodiesterase has translation MEIKPHYFWAVRLPDSIKQYIQDEMTNVKQIFKFKRWVHMDDYHITLVFLGSVDQQKTQSVIDLVGDAIKDEKAFELQIEGLNVFGNNISPRIFWGAVNHETKLHQLQAVVHKKCQEAGFTLENRPYHPHITLARNWTGNEEFDRGLLQKHNPFYEEALSFQANEIVLYKSNLEKTPKYEPVATFSLLDE, from the coding sequence ATGGAGATAAAACCACACTATTTTTGGGCCGTACGATTACCGGATTCCATTAAACAATATATTCAAGATGAAATGACAAATGTTAAACAAATTTTTAAGTTCAAACGTTGGGTACATATGGATGATTATCATATTACCCTTGTTTTTCTCGGGTCTGTGGATCAACAAAAGACCCAATCTGTTATCGATTTAGTAGGTGATGCCATTAAGGATGAAAAAGCTTTTGAATTGCAGATTGAAGGACTTAATGTTTTTGGGAATAATATATCACCGAGAATTTTCTGGGGGGCAGTAAATCACGAAACTAAATTACATCAACTTCAAGCAGTTGTCCATAAAAAATGTCAAGAAGCTGGATTCACATTGGAAAATCGACCATATCATCCGCATATTACATTGGCACGAAATTGGACAGGAAATGAAGAATTCGATAGGGGGTTATTACAAAAACATAATCCTTTTTACGAAGAGGCTTTATCTTTTCAAGCAAATGAAATTGTATTATATAAATCAAATCTTGAAAAAACACCTAAATATGAACCAGTTGCAACCTTTTCATTATTAGATGAATAG
- a CDS encoding DUF402 domain-containing protein produces the protein MVDNGYSWLQQLPENEHFAITTMFNEKNEIVQWNIDITTHNGVEDGVPYMEDLFLDLIVLPSGEIIKKDLDEIEEALNEGWITNDQYNLAFLTFNCIYEDLLNGTFKYLKLSTVHRNRLV, from the coding sequence ATTGTTGATAACGGGTATTCTTGGCTACAACAACTTCCGGAGAATGAACATTTTGCGATTACTACAATGTTCAACGAGAAAAATGAGATTGTACAATGGAATATTGATATTACAACTCACAATGGTGTTGAAGATGGTGTGCCTTATATGGAAGACCTTTTTTTAGATTTAATTGTCTTACCCTCAGGAGAAATTATAAAAAAAGATTTAGATGAAATTGAAGAAGCTCTAAATGAAGGGTGGATTACAAATGACCAATACAATTTGGCTTTTTTAACATTTAATTGTATCTATGAGGATTTGTTAAATGGTACATTCAAATATTTAAAATTAAGTACCGTACATAGAAATAGGTTAGTTTAA
- a CDS encoding nucleoside deaminase, translating to MDNNKFMQMSIELAYENTQKSKGKPFGAIITKNGEVVAKGVNDVLKTHDPTAHAELQAIREASHILETSDLSDCELYASGEPCPMCLTAIYLANIKNVYYAYTAEEEEEAGLGTKYFYQQVALPLNERDTKLINLQKNYQDHNPFSLWIELNKAKH from the coding sequence ATGGACAACAATAAATTTATGCAAATGTCAATTGAGTTAGCTTATGAAAATACACAAAAAAGTAAGGGCAAGCCATTCGGTGCTATCATTACCAAGAATGGAGAGGTTGTTGCGAAGGGCGTAAACGATGTGCTAAAAACACATGACCCTACCGCTCACGCTGAACTTCAAGCAATCCGTGAAGCTAGCCATATCCTTGAAACTTCCGACCTTTCTGACTGTGAACTTTATGCAAGTGGCGAGCCTTGCCCGATGTGTTTAACCGCAATATACTTAGCAAACATTAAAAACGTTTATTATGCCTATACTGCTGAGGAAGAGGAAGAAGCGGGATTAGGAACAAAATACTTTTATCAACAAGTCGCACTCCCATTAAATGAACGAGATACTAAATTAATCAATTTACAAAAAAATTATCAAGATCATAACCCTTTTTCTCTGTGGATTGAGTTGAACAAGGCTAAACATTAA
- a CDS encoding 3D domain-containing protein: MMIKKILTIISVLMISSVLFVSTTFAATHTIKPGETLDTLAVRYLTTVEKLMDLNGLLSNRVEIKQVIKLPAHIQNKPSVEAKKPIVDEPEAEEEKTFQVTATAYTAYCNGCSGITKTGINLRKNPTMKVIAVDPKVIPLGTKVWVEGYGTAIAGDTGGAIKGNKIDIFVADKTAAYNWGRRVVTVKILS, encoded by the coding sequence ATGATGATAAAAAAAATTTTAACTATAATTAGCGTATTAATGATTAGCTCAGTATTATTTGTGTCTACAACATTTGCTGCGACACATACGATTAAACCGGGTGAAACACTAGACACTCTGGCCGTACGATATCTTACAACTGTAGAAAAATTAATGGATCTAAATGGACTTCTATCAAACAGGGTTGAAATAAAACAAGTCATCAAGCTACCAGCACACATTCAAAATAAACCATCAGTCGAAGCTAAAAAGCCTATAGTTGACGAGCCCGAAGCGGAGGAAGAAAAAACATTTCAAGTGACAGCAACTGCGTATACAGCATATTGCAATGGCTGCTCAGGCATTACGAAAACTGGCATTAATTTACGTAAAAATCCAACAATGAAAGTTATTGCAGTTGATCCGAAAGTCATACCACTCGGCACGAAAGTATGGGTTGAAGGCTATGGTACTGCCATAGCAGGGGATACTGGCGGCGCCATTAAAGGCAATAAAATCGATATTTTCGTTGCGGATAAAACAGCCGCATATAATTGGGGTAGACGTGTTGTGACGGTGAAAATTTTAAGTTAA
- a CDS encoding DUF7017 domain-containing protein, translating into MYIELGLDAALREQYDEAVQNFRLAREAKEPFDVEAHYVFAKSLNKIASTEMALIQEAFAESTSAYKKDTTHKLNTSLYMWLTYKCYVKNEATSRDMRMRAAQFIVDHSVQEEYSAYEVTVMKIVEYLEGLPNPNDALVLQWIDYLNPHKISKKQFSYMREGKRVENASAFEKWYVTKSKKLFALQQYEACIAVIDELEQKMHRGFTTYHYNQDAWCQRRKAKALEQLGRIDEAEKVLWALLKKFQHSSIYYDVMCVQMQRGQSVQALASAAEGLLTKDGKYEHKVKIIKDCARLLYEAGMVQDSYAHYVLLQKVRARNDWRADPEVEEQILRLAAQDAGCRPYTNKELQQLWADWQMMQYEEVDGIVKTILPNGQAGFISDKAGSDYYFNIKNSKCSMAELPIEQHVRFRKKPSFDRAKNRDSMEAIAIIPV; encoded by the coding sequence ATGTATATTGAACTGGGCTTGGATGCTGCACTTCGGGAACAATATGACGAGGCAGTTCAGAACTTTCGATTAGCCCGTGAAGCGAAAGAACCATTTGATGTGGAAGCACATTATGTATTTGCTAAATCTTTAAATAAAATTGCTAGCACTGAAATGGCACTTATTCAAGAAGCTTTTGCTGAAAGTACATCTGCGTATAAAAAAGATACAACACATAAGTTAAATACATCTCTTTACATGTGGCTTACCTATAAGTGCTATGTAAAAAATGAAGCCACTTCGCGTGACATGCGGATGCGTGCGGCTCAGTTTATTGTTGATCACTCGGTGCAAGAAGAATATTCTGCCTATGAAGTGACGGTTATGAAAATAGTAGAATATTTAGAGGGTTTGCCAAATCCAAATGATGCACTTGTCTTGCAATGGATCGACTACCTTAACCCACATAAAATCAGCAAGAAACAGTTTAGCTATATGCGTGAAGGCAAGCGTGTAGAAAATGCGTCTGCTTTTGAAAAGTGGTATGTGACGAAGAGTAAGAAATTATTTGCGTTACAGCAGTATGAGGCATGTATTGCAGTCATTGATGAGCTTGAGCAGAAAATGCATCGAGGATTTACAACATATCATTATAATCAGGATGCTTGGTGTCAGCGTCGAAAGGCCAAGGCGCTCGAACAGCTTGGACGTATTGATGAGGCGGAAAAGGTGCTATGGGCATTGCTGAAAAAGTTCCAGCATTCCTCAATTTACTATGATGTCATGTGTGTGCAAATGCAGCGCGGGCAGTCCGTTCAGGCATTAGCTAGTGCTGCGGAAGGGTTGTTAACAAAGGACGGTAAATACGAGCATAAGGTGAAGATTATTAAAGATTGTGCCCGGTTATTATATGAAGCGGGGATGGTACAGGACAGCTATGCGCATTATGTGCTACTTCAGAAAGTTCGTGCACGCAATGATTGGCGAGCGGATCCAGAGGTGGAGGAGCAAATTCTTCGATTAGCGGCACAAGATGCTGGCTGTCGTCCTTATACAAATAAAGAGCTACAACAGCTATGGGCAGATTGGCAAATGATGCAGTATGAAGAGGTAGATGGCATTGTAAAGACCATTTTGCCAAATGGACAGGCTGGTTTCATTTCGGATAAAGCAGGCTCGGATTATTATTTTAATATTAAAAATAGCAAATGTAGCATGGCCGAGCTACCTATTGAGCAACATGTACGCTTCCGTAAAAAGCCATCATTTGATCGTGCGAAAAATCGTGATTCAATGGAGGCAATTGCAATTATACCCGTTTAA